A genomic segment from Thermostichus lividus PCC 6715 encodes:
- a CDS encoding elongation factor G yields MARQCNIALIGSYNSGKTTLLDSILRLTQTINGKASSLLDSSPEARDRHMGTEINVAYAHWGELEVTLLDCPGSVELLQETLNALIGVDMAIVVCEPLSDRAFTLTPLFKCLDDWQIPHILFVNKMERSHDSFMDILAAYRQVSTRPLVPHQYPIWNGDDLLGYIDLVSEDAYHYHAGAAADLVPFPNALRTVEQAARAELLEALANYDDHLLEELLEDIAPPTSEIMADLRWELGADLIVPVFFGSAQTDYGVRPLLAALEREAPAAQETAARRQLAGDAPLAQVLKTFYLPQGGGKLSLVRVWQGTLTDGMSLNGVRIGGMYRALGHQLQSQNQATAGDIVLLARLEGIATGDTLSLDGQAAALPRAEQLKPVYALAITPTKRSDEVKLTTALQKLLEEDPALRWEHHGDTHEIILWGQGEIHLHIALDRLRRKYNLPMQTHLPRVPYKETIRRSTHNSHGRYKHQTGGHGQFGDVYLDIAPLSRGSGFQFAETIVGGVVPKQYIPGVEQGVREFLNHGPLGFPMVDLAVTLTNGSYHSVDSSEQAFRQAARLAMQAGIPQCEPQLLEPIMRVHVWVPKAFTAKVMQALTGRRGQVLGYDQKADWPGWEQIEAYLPQSEMHDFVVELRSITMGAGGFHWEFDHLQEVPEKLAAAILAAHSS; encoded by the coding sequence ATGGCAAGACAATGCAACATTGCCCTGATAGGCAGCTACAACAGCGGTAAGACGACCCTTCTCGACAGTATTTTACGCCTCACCCAAACCATCAATGGCAAGGCCAGCAGCCTCCTCGATAGCAGCCCTGAAGCCCGCGATCGCCACATGGGCACAGAAATCAACGTGGCCTATGCCCACTGGGGGGAGCTAGAGGTGACTTTGCTAGACTGCCCCGGCTCAGTAGAGTTGCTCCAAGAAACCCTCAATGCCCTTATCGGAGTTGATATGGCCATTGTGGTGTGCGAACCCCTCAGCGATCGCGCCTTTACCCTCACCCCCCTATTTAAATGTCTTGACGACTGGCAGATCCCTCATATTCTCTTTGTGAATAAGATGGAGCGCTCTCACGATTCCTTTATGGACATTCTGGCTGCCTATCGTCAGGTCTCCACGCGGCCACTGGTGCCCCACCAATACCCCATCTGGAACGGTGATGATTTGCTAGGCTACATCGACCTTGTCAGTGAAGACGCCTACCACTACCACGCGGGTGCTGCCGCCGATCTAGTGCCCTTCCCCAATGCCCTGCGAACTGTGGAGCAAGCAGCGCGGGCTGAACTCCTTGAAGCCCTAGCCAACTACGATGATCACCTACTAGAAGAGCTACTGGAGGACATTGCCCCACCCACGAGCGAAATTATGGCAGATTTGCGCTGGGAGCTAGGAGCCGACCTCATTGTCCCCGTCTTCTTTGGCAGCGCCCAAACAGATTACGGCGTGCGCCCCCTCCTAGCCGCCCTAGAGCGGGAAGCACCCGCCGCGCAGGAGACGGCGGCTCGTCGTCAGCTCGCTGGGGATGCCCCCTTGGCACAGGTCTTGAAAACCTTTTATTTACCCCAAGGGGGCGGCAAGCTCTCCTTGGTACGCGTGTGGCAGGGCACCCTCACCGATGGCATGAGCCTTAACGGTGTGCGTATTGGCGGGATGTATCGCGCCCTTGGGCACCAACTACAATCCCAAAATCAAGCCACCGCTGGCGACATTGTCCTCTTGGCACGCCTAGAGGGAATTGCCACCGGTGACACCCTTAGTCTGGATGGTCAAGCAGCGGCTCTCCCGCGCGCCGAACAGCTTAAGCCGGTCTATGCCCTAGCCATTACCCCCACCAAACGCAGTGATGAAGTCAAGCTAACCACGGCGCTGCAAAAGCTCCTAGAAGAAGATCCGGCTCTACGCTGGGAACACCACGGCGACACCCACGAAATTATCCTTTGGGGACAAGGGGAAATTCACCTGCACATCGCCCTCGATCGCCTGCGGCGGAAGTACAACCTGCCCATGCAAACCCATCTGCCGCGTGTGCCCTACAAAGAAACCATCCGGCGTAGCACCCACAACAGCCATGGGCGCTATAAGCATCAAACCGGCGGCCATGGTCAATTTGGGGATGTCTATCTAGACATTGCCCCCCTCAGTCGCGGCAGCGGTTTCCAGTTTGCTGAAACCATTGTGGGGGGTGTGGTGCCCAAGCAATATATTCCGGGGGTTGAGCAGGGAGTGCGGGAATTTCTCAACCATGGCCCGCTGGGCTTTCCGATGGTGGATTTGGCGGTGACCCTCACCAATGGCTCCTATCATTCTGTGGATAGCTCCGAGCAAGCGTTCCGCCAAGCAGCCCGCCTCGCCATGCAAGCGGGGATTCCTCAGTGCGAACCGCAACTGCTAGAGCCAATTATGAGGGTGCACGTGTGGGTGCCCAAAGCCTTTACTGCTAAAGTCATGCAAGCCCTCACGGGTCGCCGGGGGCAAGTGCTGGGTTACGACCAAAAGGCAGACTGGCCGGGGTGGGAGCAAATTGAGGCTTACCTGCCACAGTCAGAAATGCATGACTTCGTTGTGGAGCTGCGCTCAATCACCATGGGGGCTGGGGGTTTTCACTGGGAGTTTGACCATTTGCAAGAAGTACCCGAAAAACTAGCGGCAGCCATTCTTGCCGCCCACAGTAGCTAG
- a CDS encoding 5-(carboxyamino)imidazole ribonucleotide synthase, protein MVNSGQSPIPSIGVIGGGQLAWMLGLAAKEMGISLWVQTPDPKDPAVAVAAGVIYGAVSDVMATQRLAAHTEVITFENEFVDLGALHALATQGVCFYPTLSSLAPLLDKYQQRRFLQELGIPIPAFTYLEEWPTVLPCVIKACRHGYDGQGTFLIRTEAAWQEFRQRWLEIPAQHFLAEAFVPYTHELAIMAARSPRGEIALYPVVETQQVNAICRRVIAPAAVTPAIVQQVERMATEILNALEAVGIFGIEFFLSATGQVLVNEIAPRTHNSGHYTIDACATSQFAQHLRAVSGQPLGSTAMHTPAAVMVNLLGLAAAEVDYTAKCMALAALPHAHLHWYSKKEAYAGRKLGHLTVLLDTPEAAAAMIQQVEAIWYGASVSASLC, encoded by the coding sequence ATGGTGAACTCAGGACAATCCCCTATTCCAAGCATTGGTGTCATTGGTGGTGGCCAGTTGGCATGGATGTTGGGGTTAGCGGCCAAGGAGATGGGGATCAGCCTTTGGGTGCAAACCCCCGACCCTAAGGATCCAGCCGTAGCGGTTGCGGCGGGGGTAATTTACGGTGCGGTCAGTGATGTGATGGCCACCCAGCGGTTGGCTGCCCACACAGAGGTCATCACTTTTGAAAACGAATTTGTCGATCTGGGCGCGCTACACGCCCTTGCAACGCAAGGAGTCTGTTTTTATCCGACCTTGTCTTCCTTGGCACCCCTGCTAGATAAGTATCAGCAACGACGCTTTCTGCAAGAGTTGGGGATTCCGATCCCGGCCTTCACCTACTTAGAAGAGTGGCCAACCGTGCTACCCTGCGTGATTAAGGCCTGCCGCCATGGGTACGATGGTCAGGGCACGTTTTTAATCCGCACGGAGGCGGCGTGGCAAGAGTTTCGGCAGCGATGGCTAGAGATCCCAGCGCAGCACTTTCTTGCAGAGGCGTTTGTTCCCTATACCCATGAGCTGGCGATTATGGCGGCGCGATCGCCCCGGGGGGAGATTGCCCTCTATCCAGTGGTAGAAACCCAGCAGGTCAACGCAATTTGTCGGCGCGTGATTGCCCCAGCCGCGGTTACGCCAGCCATTGTCCAGCAGGTGGAGCGCATGGCAACGGAGATTTTGAATGCCCTAGAGGCAGTCGGGATCTTTGGCATAGAGTTCTTTTTAAGCGCCACCGGGCAGGTGCTCGTGAATGAAATTGCCCCCCGCACCCATAATTCGGGTCACTATACGATTGATGCCTGTGCCACCAGCCAGTTTGCCCAACATCTGCGGGCAGTGAGTGGGCAGCCCCTTGGCAGCACGGCGATGCATACTCCGGCAGCAGTCATGGTGAATTTGCTGGGGTTAGCAGCGGCGGAGGTAGATTACACTGCTAAATGTATGGCTCTAGCGGCTCTTCCCCACGCACATTTGCACTGGTACAGCAAGAAAGAGGCCTACGCGGGGCGTAAGCTGGGGCACCTGACTGTGTTGCTCGATACCCCTGAGGCAGCAGCAGCCATGATTCAGCAAGTCGAAGCAATCTGGTATGGTGCTAGTGTGTCTGCCTCGCTGTGCTAA
- a CDS encoding photosystem I assembly protein Ycf3, translating to MPRSQRNDNFIDKTFTVMADLILKVLPTSSQAKTAFAYYRDGMSAQADGEYAEALENYEAALELEEDPNDRSYILYNIGLIHASNGEHEKALAYYHQALDLNPRMPQALNNVAVIYHYLGTLAEEQQNSEEAEQLFDRAADYWKRAIQLAPNNYIEAQNWLKTTGRSSMDVYF from the coding sequence ATGCCGCGATCGCAACGGAACGATAACTTCATTGACAAAACCTTTACGGTCATGGCCGATCTCATTCTCAAGGTTTTGCCCACCAGCTCCCAAGCCAAAACCGCCTTTGCCTACTATCGCGACGGGATGTCAGCGCAGGCGGATGGTGAGTACGCCGAGGCACTGGAAAATTATGAAGCAGCTCTTGAACTGGAAGAAGACCCCAACGATCGCAGTTATATCCTGTACAACATTGGCCTGATCCACGCCAGTAACGGTGAGCACGAGAAGGCATTGGCCTACTATCACCAAGCCCTTGATCTAAATCCGCGGATGCCCCAAGCCCTCAATAACGTGGCGGTTATCTATCACTATCTCGGGACACTGGCTGAGGAGCAACAGAACTCCGAGGAGGCAGAGCAGTTATTTGATCGGGCAGCGGACTACTGGAAACGGGCGATTCAGCTTGCCCCTAATAACTACATTGAGGCACAGAACTGGCTGAAAACCACCGGGCGATCCAGCATGGATGTGTATTTCTAG
- the psbA gene encoding photosystem II q(b) protein produces the protein MTTTLQRREGANLWERFCNWVTSTDNRLYVGWFGVIMIPTLLAATICFVIAFIAAPPVDIDGIREPVSGSLIYGNNIITGAVVPSSNAIGLHFYPIWEAASLDEWLYNGGPYQLIIFHFLLGASCYMGRQWELSYRLGMRPWICVAYSAPLASAFAVFLIYPIGQGSFSDGMPLGISGTFNFMIVFQAEHNILMHPFHQLGVAGVFGGALFSAMHGSLVTSSLIRETTETESQNYGYKFGQEEETYNIVAAHGYFGRLIFQYASFNNSRALHFFLAAWPVVGIWFAALGISTMAFNLNGFNFNHSVIDSKGNVINTWADIINRANLGMEVMHERNAHNFPLDLASAESAPVAMIAPSINS, from the coding sequence ATGACTACGACTCTCCAGCGCCGCGAAGGCGCAAATCTGTGGGAGCGGTTTTGTAATTGGGTCACCAGCACCGATAACCGGCTCTATGTGGGCTGGTTTGGGGTGATCATGATCCCAACGCTGCTAGCCGCAACCATTTGCTTTGTGATTGCCTTCATTGCTGCTCCTCCGGTGGACATCGATGGCATCCGTGAACCTGTGTCCGGGTCGCTTATCTACGGCAACAACATCATCACGGGTGCTGTGGTGCCCTCCAGCAACGCCATTGGCTTGCACTTCTACCCCATCTGGGAAGCCGCCTCTCTCGATGAGTGGCTTTACAACGGTGGTCCTTACCAGTTGATCATCTTCCACTTCTTGCTGGGTGCCTCCTGCTACATGGGTCGGCAATGGGAACTCAGCTACCGTCTGGGGATGCGTCCTTGGATTTGCGTTGCCTACTCTGCTCCCTTGGCGTCGGCCTTTGCCGTGTTCTTGATCTACCCCATTGGTCAAGGTAGCTTTTCCGATGGTATGCCCCTCGGTATTTCCGGTACCTTCAACTTCATGATTGTGTTCCAAGCGGAGCACAACATCCTGATGCACCCCTTCCACCAGTTGGGTGTGGCCGGTGTCTTTGGTGGCGCTCTGTTCTCCGCCATGCACGGGTCCTTGGTGACCTCCAGCTTGATTCGTGAAACCACCGAAACCGAGTCGCAAAACTACGGTTACAAATTTGGCCAAGAAGAAGAGACCTACAACATCGTGGCTGCCCACGGTTACTTTGGTCGTTTGATCTTCCAATACGCCAGCTTCAACAACAGTCGGGCGCTGCACTTCTTCTTAGCCGCTTGGCCAGTGGTGGGGATTTGGTTCGCCGCTTTGGGGATCAGCACCATGGCCTTCAACCTGAACGGTTTCAACTTCAACCACTCGGTGATTGATTCCAAAGGGAATGTGATCAACACTTGGGCCGACATCATCAACCGTGCCAACTTGGGGATGGAAGTGATGCACGAGCGCAATGCGCATAACTTCCCGCTTGACTTAGCCAGTGCTGAATCTGCCCCTGTGGCCATGATTGCCCCGAGCATCAACAGCTAA
- a CDS encoding DUF29 domain-containing protein: MPSNLYETDFYAWTLEQSKLLKEGDFKHLDIPNLVEEIESLGKQQRQELRNRLGVLIGHLLKWDYQPDKRSKSWRVTIQIQRREIEDLLDENPSLKPYLLEAIAKGYKAGVDLVRLETPLDYEDLPKTCPYTCEQLFDPNFPADLNSMI; encoded by the coding sequence ATGCCATCCAATCTCTATGAAACTGATTTTTACGCCTGGACACTGGAGCAGTCAAAGTTGCTTAAGGAAGGCGATTTTAAGCATCTGGACATCCCAAATTTGGTGGAGGAAATTGAGTCATTGGGGAAGCAACAGCGTCAGGAACTGAGAAACCGACTCGGTGTTTTAATTGGGCATCTTTTGAAGTGGGATTATCAGCCCGACAAGCGCAGCAAAAGCTGGCGCGTGACCATTCAAATCCAACGTCGTGAAATCGAAGATCTGTTGGACGAAAACCCTAGCCTCAAGCCCTATTTGTTAGAGGCGATCGCTAAGGGATATAAAGCTGGAGTCGATCTAGTACGGCTAGAGACTCCCTTGGATTATGAGGATTTGCCGAAGACTTGTCCTTATACATGCGAGCAACTGTTCGATCCAAATTTTCCCGCTGATTTGAATTCAATGATCTGA
- a CDS encoding DUF29 domain-containing protein: protein MSQTPNLSSLYDQDILLWSEDTVAKLKARDFDHLDIEHLIEEVEALGISQKKELISRLIVLLEHLLKRLYVNLPGDYNGWERTIRTQRSELEVLLDTAPSLSNRWELSFDKAWQIALKNVRKEYPQVSFPDAWSYDRAIEQLLNNDFWLQSTEEN, encoded by the coding sequence ATGTCTCAAACCCCAAATCTAAGCTCCCTCTATGACCAAGATATTTTGTTGTGGTCAGAAGATACGGTTGCCAAGCTGAAAGCACGGGACTTTGACCATCTGGATATTGAGCATTTGATCGAAGAGGTAGAGGCATTGGGGATCTCTCAGAAAAAGGAATTGATTAGTCGTTTAATTGTTTTACTAGAACATTTATTAAAACGGTTATATGTGAACTTGCCCGGTGACTACAATGGATGGGAGCGAACAATTCGGACTCAGCGTTCGGAACTAGAAGTTTTATTAGATACCGCACCGAGCTTAAGCAATCGATGGGAACTCAGTTTTGATAAGGCTTGGCAAATTGCGCTTAAAAATGTACGGAAGGAATATCCTCAAGTCTCTTTTCCGGATGCATGGAGTTACGATCGCGCCATCGAGCAATTATTGAATAATGACTTTTGGCTGCAATCCACTGAGGAGAATTAG
- a CDS encoding CRR6 family NdhI maturation factor, with amino-acid sequence MAIAIALKPDTIDRLDLTPLSAALEPLMAAGTLLEHHQSLSFTIEYPRPDEDPDLELSELAPVRLWFIRADVCYPWLPYLLNWSEGELVRYAAMLIPHEFHPQQGIVFNPQALDIFVMAKVFTLWQWLQAHGYAAPEKVKAMAAIFGYDLDSDLFALL; translated from the coding sequence GTGGCGATCGCCATTGCGCTTAAGCCAGACACGATTGATCGCCTTGATCTGACGCCCCTCAGTGCTGCCTTGGAGCCACTGATGGCCGCAGGTACCCTGCTTGAGCACCATCAGTCCCTAAGCTTTACCATTGAGTATCCTCGCCCTGACGAGGACCCCGATTTAGAGTTATCAGAGCTTGCCCCGGTGCGTCTCTGGTTTATTCGTGCCGATGTTTGCTATCCGTGGCTGCCCTACCTGCTCAACTGGTCAGAGGGGGAACTGGTTCGCTATGCCGCTATGCTGATTCCCCACGAGTTTCATCCGCAGCAGGGCATTGTGTTTAACCCCCAAGCCCTTGATATTTTTGTTATGGCCAAGGTCTTTACCCTGTGGCAATGGTTGCAAGCCCACGGCTACGCCGCCCCCGAAAAGGTGAAGGCCATGGCCGCTATCTTTGGCTACGACCTAGATAGCGATCTGTTTGCCCTGCTGTAA
- the efp gene encoding elongation factor P, producing the protein MISSNDFRPGVSIELDGSVWRVVEFLHVKPGKGSAFVRTKLKNVQTGNVIERTFRAGETVPQATLEKRTMQHTYKDGEDFVFMDMESYEEARLSPSQMGDRAKYLKEGMEVNIIKWGEQVLEVELPNSVVLEVTQTDPGVKGDTATGGTKPAIVETGAQVMVPLFISVGERIRIDTRTDSYLGRE; encoded by the coding sequence ATGATTTCCAGTAATGATTTTCGCCCGGGTGTGAGTATTGAGCTAGATGGTTCCGTCTGGCGGGTTGTTGAGTTTTTACACGTCAAGCCCGGTAAAGGCTCGGCCTTTGTGCGCACCAAATTAAAAAACGTGCAGACGGGGAATGTAATTGAGCGCACCTTTCGTGCTGGGGAAACGGTTCCCCAAGCCACCCTAGAAAAACGCACCATGCAACATACCTATAAAGATGGCGAAGATTTCGTCTTTATGGATATGGAAAGCTACGAAGAGGCACGGCTGTCGCCGAGTCAGATGGGCGATCGCGCCAAGTACCTCAAAGAAGGCATGGAAGTGAATATTATCAAATGGGGCGAGCAAGTCCTTGAGGTTGAGTTGCCCAACTCCGTCGTCTTAGAAGTCACGCAGACCGATCCTGGGGTCAAAGGGGATACCGCCACCGGCGGCACAAAGCCAGCCATCGTCGAGACCGGCGCCCAAGTCATGGTGCCGTTATTTATCTCAGTGGGTGAGCGGATTCGCATTGATACCCGCACCGATTCTTACCTTGGCCGCGAATAG
- a CDS encoding DUF2103 domain-containing protein, translating into MAAATGRVVLNHSTHIEGLIPVLEKLAKVAGITTLTPGVIAPVKGKSPHLHLRVSVPIKGGFKVIARRGKTVQEVFVVTHLSEAELKGAIATVLTTCSKKSPMLQQANRGMNCDQ; encoded by the coding sequence ATGGCAGCGGCAACTGGTCGAGTTGTTCTGAATCACTCTACCCATATTGAGGGGCTGATTCCCGTCCTAGAAAAGTTGGCCAAGGTAGCGGGCATTACCACCCTCACTCCGGGGGTGATTGCCCCGGTCAAAGGCAAGTCTCCCCACCTGCACCTGCGAGTGTCAGTGCCCATTAAGGGAGGCTTCAAGGTCATTGCACGCCGTGGCAAAACGGTGCAAGAGGTCTTTGTTGTTACCCACCTGAGCGAGGCGGAACTAAAAGGCGCGATCGCCACTGTTTTAACGACATGTAGCAAGAAGTCCCCGATGCTACAGCAGGCGAATCGTGGGATGAATTGCGACCAATAA
- the gatC gene encoding Asp-tRNA(Asn)/Glu-tRNA(Gln) amidotransferase subunit GatC codes for MGTKVITAEDVRKVAHLARLAIEESEIAALTAQLDSILDYVNQLSELEVSTVAPTTRAIEVSNVTRPDTLSTDANREDLLAIAPDREDDFFRVPKII; via the coding sequence ATGGGAACTAAAGTGATTACCGCAGAGGATGTGCGCAAGGTGGCTCACTTAGCGCGCTTAGCCATTGAGGAAAGCGAAATTGCCGCCCTGACTGCTCAGCTAGATAGCATTCTTGACTACGTGAACCAGCTTAGTGAACTGGAGGTTAGCACTGTGGCACCCACCACCCGTGCCATTGAAGTGAGTAATGTAACCCGTCCCGACACCTTGAGCACCGACGCAAACCGCGAAGACCTGCTGGCGATCGCCCCTGATCGCGAAGATGACTTTTTCCGTGTGCCCAAAATTATTTAA
- a CDS encoding tetratricopeptide repeat protein has translation MKLRQMCALGAIAVTLGVATPAVANSQLAVLMQEGRRLVEAGSYDQALAVYQQLLQSDSRNPRVHSALGFIYAQRGQFAEAARAYQQAIELDRQNPDFYYALGYSLGMMGENHGAAAAYRQAIRLNNRNAQAYEGLAVILARLGDPQGAIQAYRSVISLEPRSWSAHKGLGVLLLQQRNVAEALTTLRQAARLAPNNASVQLNLGMALLAAGDPASGWQAIDQAMAMGQRDLDLLEQIAELAAAANEPQRAVQAYRRMISLNPERLLTYIQLGDLLMQQNNPLEAAATYRQITRISPTNPEGFYKLGRALAVQGRRSEARSAYQTALKLYREQNNPQGETKVKEAMHQRN, from the coding sequence ATGAAATTACGACAGATGTGCGCCCTAGGGGCGATCGCTGTGACCTTAGGGGTTGCCACCCCTGCGGTTGCTAATAGTCAATTGGCCGTGCTCATGCAGGAAGGTCGTCGTTTGGTGGAGGCGGGCAGCTACGATCAAGCCCTTGCGGTCTATCAGCAACTCCTGCAAAGCGATAGTCGCAATCCTCGTGTTCATTCTGCCCTTGGGTTTATTTATGCCCAGCGGGGGCAATTTGCGGAGGCTGCCCGTGCTTACCAGCAAGCCATTGAACTCGATCGCCAAAACCCAGACTTTTACTATGCCTTGGGCTACAGCCTAGGGATGATGGGGGAAAACCATGGGGCTGCGGCTGCCTATCGCCAAGCCATTCGCCTCAATAATCGCAATGCTCAAGCCTACGAAGGGCTGGCGGTGATTTTGGCGCGCCTTGGCGATCCCCAAGGGGCGATCCAGGCCTACCGCTCTGTGATTAGCTTAGAGCCACGCAGTTGGTCTGCCCATAAGGGATTAGGCGTGCTCTTGCTCCAGCAGCGCAACGTGGCGGAGGCTCTTACCACGCTCCGGCAAGCTGCACGTTTAGCCCCCAATAATGCCTCGGTGCAACTGAATTTGGGGATGGCACTGTTGGCGGCTGGAGACCCAGCCAGCGGTTGGCAGGCCATTGACCAAGCGATGGCAATGGGTCAGCGAGATCTAGACCTACTAGAGCAAATTGCTGAGCTAGCCGCAGCGGCGAATGAACCCCAGCGCGCTGTACAAGCCTATCGCCGGATGATTTCCCTGAATCCAGAGCGCCTTCTCACCTATATCCAGTTAGGAGATCTGCTGATGCAGCAAAATAACCCTCTGGAGGCGGCTGCCACCTACCGCCAAATTACCCGCATTAGCCCCACCAACCCTGAAGGGTTCTATAAGCTCGGACGCGCCTTGGCAGTGCAAGGTCGTCGCTCAGAGGCGCGTAGTGCCTACCAAACGGCACTAAAACTCTACCGAGAACAAAACAATCCTCAGGGGGAGACCAAGGTCAAAGAGGCAATGCACCAACGTAACTAA
- a CDS encoding DUF29 domain-containing protein: MPSNLYETDFYAWTLEQSKLLKEGDFKHLDIPNLVEEIESLGKQERRELESRLGILIGHLLKWHYQPEQRSKSWRATIREQRRAAQKLIGQNPSLKPYLTEIIADAYESGKDLVVGETPLDYEDLPQSCPYTPEQLFDPNFPTDLTPA, translated from the coding sequence ATGCCATCCAATCTCTACGAAACGGATTTCTATGCCTGGACACTGGAGCAGTCAAAGTTGCTTAAGGAAGGCGATTTCAAGCATCTGGACATCCCAAATTTGGTGGAGGAAATTGAGTCATTGGGAAAGCAGGAACGTCGAGAACTGGAAAGTCGCTTAGGAATTTTAATTGGGCACCTGTTGAAGTGGCACTACCAACCGGAACAGCGTAGTAAAAGTTGGCGAGCCACAATTCGCGAGCAACGGCGAGCAGCACAAAAACTAATCGGTCAAAACCCTAGCCTCAAACCCTATCTGACAGAGATAATTGCCGATGCTTATGAATCTGGTAAGGATTTAGTTGTGGGTGAAACCCCTTTAGACTATGAGGATTTACCCCAAAGTTGTCCCTATACACCCGAACAACTCTTTGACCCTAACTTTCCCACTGATTTGACCCCTGCTTAA
- a CDS encoding NifU family protein has translation MAATLELCNENVEKVLDELRPYLMADGGNVELVEIEGPVVRLRLQGACGSCPSSTMTLRMGIERKLKESIPEIAEVQQVL, from the coding sequence ATGGCAGCAACCCTTGAACTGTGCAATGAAAATGTTGAAAAAGTTCTTGATGAACTGCGCCCTTACCTGATGGCGGACGGCGGCAATGTTGAGCTTGTCGAAATTGAAGGTCCAGTGGTGCGGCTGCGGTTGCAGGGAGCCTGTGGGTCGTGCCCCAGTTCAACGATGACCCTGCGTATGGGGATTGAACGCAAGTTAAAAGAGTCGATTCCCGAAATTGCTGAAGTGCAGCAAGTGCTATAG
- a CDS encoding L,D-transpeptidase, with protein sequence MSRWGKTHFWGLLIGAIGAIATGYSSAGAVPAEATLSRAPDTEPYLPLTIAPPTMALPPLGDAANFLPALERKIVLRLRERRVFLYEGDQVLVSYPVAVGKPGWETPQGQFKVLHKVVNPRWESPFTGSVIPPGPRNPLGDRLIVFAPMGNNNYAGFHGTPNESAIGQAVSHGCVRMRNSDIRALFEKIEVGTRVIVQP encoded by the coding sequence ATGTCACGGTGGGGAAAAACACATTTTTGGGGTTTGTTGATAGGCGCTATCGGGGCGATCGCTACTGGCTACAGCAGTGCTGGTGCTGTCCCTGCTGAGGCAACCCTGAGTCGTGCCCCTGACACAGAGCCGTATTTACCATTGACGATTGCTCCCCCCACAATGGCATTACCTCCTCTGGGGGATGCTGCTAATTTTTTACCCGCCTTAGAGCGTAAGATTGTCCTGCGGTTACGGGAGCGCCGTGTTTTCTTGTACGAGGGTGATCAGGTGCTGGTTAGCTACCCAGTTGCGGTGGGTAAGCCGGGCTGGGAAACGCCCCAAGGTCAATTTAAAGTCCTCCATAAAGTGGTCAACCCCCGCTGGGAAAGCCCCTTTACTGGGTCAGTGATTCCGCCGGGGCCACGCAATCCCTTGGGCGATCGCCTCATTGTGTTTGCCCCGATGGGGAATAACAACTATGCGGGGTTCCACGGAACTCCCAACGAGTCTGCTATTGGCCAAGCAGTGTCCCATGGTTGCGTGCGGATGCGTAACAGTGATATTCGTGCCCTATTCGAGAAAATTGAAGTGGGTACACGGGTAATTGTGCAGCCTTAG